A window from Actinomycetospora corticicola encodes these proteins:
- the dapE gene encoding succinyl-diaminopimelate desuccinylase — protein MRIDLSADPVDLTAALVDVPSVSGDERALADAMEAALRGYDHLEVVRSGEAVLARTLLGRDRRVLLAGHLDTVPIADNVPSRREGDLLYGCGTSDMKAGVAVMAHLAATLAEPAHDVTLVLYDCEEIEATRNGLGRIERTLPDWLDADLAILGEPTSGLVEGGCQGTMRAVLTLTGRRAHSARSWLGENAIHAAAPVLGRLAAYAPRTVDIDGCVYREGLQAVRIGGGVAGNVVPDVCEVTVNFRFAPDRSVEQAEQHVREVFDGVDLVITDRSPGALPGLSAPAAAEFVAASGETPVAKYGWTDVSRFSALGIPAVNFGPGDPNLAHTRDEHVDVRRITAGTETLRRYLA, from the coding sequence GTGCGCATCGATCTGTCCGCCGACCCCGTCGACCTCACCGCGGCGCTCGTGGACGTCCCCAGCGTCTCCGGCGACGAGCGCGCCCTGGCCGACGCCATGGAGGCCGCGCTGCGCGGGTACGACCACCTCGAGGTCGTCCGCTCCGGCGAGGCCGTGCTGGCCCGCACCCTGCTCGGCCGCGACCGGCGCGTGCTGCTCGCCGGGCACCTCGACACCGTGCCGATCGCGGACAACGTGCCCTCGCGCCGGGAGGGCGACCTGCTCTACGGGTGCGGCACGTCGGACATGAAGGCCGGGGTCGCGGTGATGGCCCACCTCGCCGCGACGCTGGCCGAACCCGCCCACGACGTCACGCTCGTGCTCTACGACTGCGAGGAGATCGAGGCCACCCGCAACGGTCTCGGGCGCATCGAACGGACGCTGCCCGACTGGCTCGACGCCGACCTCGCGATCCTCGGCGAGCCGACGTCGGGCCTGGTCGAGGGCGGCTGCCAGGGGACGATGCGCGCGGTGCTGACGCTGACCGGCCGCCGGGCGCACAGTGCGCGGTCCTGGCTCGGGGAGAACGCGATCCACGCCGCGGCGCCGGTGCTCGGCCGGCTGGCGGCCTACGCGCCGCGCACGGTCGACATCGACGGCTGCGTCTACCGCGAGGGGCTCCAGGCGGTGCGGATCGGGGGCGGGGTCGCGGGCAACGTGGTGCCCGACGTGTGCGAGGTGACGGTCAACTTCCGCTTCGCCCCGGACCGCTCGGTGGAGCAGGCCGAACAGCACGTCCGCGAGGTGTTCGACGGCGTCGACCTCGTGATCACCGACCGCTCGCCGGGCGCGCTGCCCGGACTGTCCGCGCCGGCCGCGGCCGAGTTCGTGGCGGCGTCGGGGGAGACGCCGGTGGCGAAGTACGGGTGGACCGACGTGTCCCGGTTCTCCGCCCTCGGCATCCCCGCCGTGAACTTCGGCCCGGGCGACCCGAACCTCGCCCACACCCGTGACGAGCACGTCGACGTCCGGCGCATCACGGCCGGGACGGAGACGCTGCGCCGCTATCTGGCGTAG
- the wrbA gene encoding NAD(P)H:quinone oxidoreductase: MATKVAVIYYSQTGTIHQLAQEYAAGAEKAGAEVRLRTVAELAPQAAIDSNEKWKAHREETADTPEATADDILWADAVIFGSPTRYGNVAAQLKQFIDQLGPQWAQGMLADKVYSGFTSSSTAHGGQESTLLALYNTIHHFGGIIVSPGYTDAIMFATGNPYGVSHVDGQGSIPISDETRQAARFAGQRVAGIAGQLTAGRDAALAAS; this comes from the coding sequence TTGGCCACGAAGGTCGCCGTCATCTACTACAGCCAGACCGGCACGATCCACCAGCTGGCACAGGAGTACGCGGCAGGCGCCGAGAAGGCCGGCGCCGAGGTGCGTCTGCGTACGGTCGCCGAGCTGGCCCCCCAGGCCGCCATCGACTCGAACGAGAAGTGGAAGGCGCACCGCGAGGAGACCGCCGACACCCCCGAGGCCACGGCGGACGACATCCTCTGGGCCGACGCCGTCATCTTCGGCTCGCCGACGCGCTACGGGAACGTGGCCGCGCAGCTGAAGCAGTTCATCGACCAGCTCGGCCCGCAGTGGGCGCAGGGCATGCTCGCCGACAAGGTCTACTCGGGCTTCACCTCGAGCTCGACCGCGCACGGCGGCCAGGAGTCGACGCTGCTGGCGCTGTACAACACGATCCACCACTTCGGCGGCATCATCGTGTCGCCCGGGTACACCGACGCGATCATGTTCGCGACCGGCAACCCCTACGGCGTCTCCCACGTCGACGGCCAGGGCTCGATCCCGATCAGCGACGAGACCCGGCAGGCCGCGCGCTTCGCCGGCCAGCGGGTCGCGGGCATCGCCGGGCAGCTGACCGCCGGCCGCGACGCCGCGCTGGCCGCCAGCTAG
- a CDS encoding TIGR00730 family Rossman fold protein, producing the protein MDKRRAEHKDPARLSSTTDQRLLDSRGPGDWVHSDAWRVQRIQAEFVEGFSVLAEIPRAVTVFGSARTAPDHPDYATGMALGAALAQAGYAVITGGGPGIMEAANRGCSEAGGLSVGLGIELPFEQGLNPWVDLGVGFRYFFARKTMFVKYAQAFVCLPGGFGTLDELFEALVLVQTGKVTRFPVVLLGSSYWGGLVEWLRHTALDHGVISPKDVDLIHVVDDVEEVVAIVERGFQDLVER; encoded by the coding sequence ATCGACAAGCGGCGGGCCGAGCACAAGGACCCGGCCCGGCTGTCGTCCACCACCGACCAGCGGCTGCTCGACTCCCGTGGCCCCGGCGACTGGGTGCACTCCGACGCGTGGCGCGTGCAGCGCATCCAGGCCGAGTTCGTCGAGGGGTTCTCGGTGCTCGCCGAGATCCCGCGGGCCGTCACGGTCTTCGGTTCCGCCCGCACCGCGCCCGACCACCCCGACTACGCCACCGGCATGGCCCTCGGCGCCGCCCTCGCGCAGGCCGGCTACGCGGTGATCACCGGCGGCGGGCCCGGGATCATGGAGGCCGCGAACCGCGGCTGCTCCGAGGCCGGCGGGCTGTCGGTCGGCCTGGGCATCGAGCTGCCGTTCGAGCAGGGCCTCAACCCGTGGGTCGACCTCGGCGTCGGCTTCCGCTACTTCTTCGCGCGCAAGACGATGTTCGTGAAGTACGCGCAGGCCTTCGTCTGCCTGCCCGGCGGCTTCGGCACGCTCGACGAGCTGTTCGAGGCCCTCGTGCTGGTGCAGACCGGCAAGGTCACCCGCTTCCCCGTCGTCCTGCTCGGCTCGTCCTACTGGGGCGGGCTCGTCGAGTGGCTCCGGCACACCGCGCTGGACCACGGCGTGATCAGCCCGAAGGACGTCGACCTCATCCACGTGGTGGACGACGTCGAGGAGGTCGTGGCGATCGTGGAGCGAGGCTTCCAGGACCTGGTGGAGCGGTGA
- a CDS encoding TIGR00730 family Rossman fold protein, which produces MSSTKAVCVFCASGPVGEEYLALARDVGTGIAQRGWTLVSGGGRVGMMGEVTRAARAAGGHTVGVIPEGLVHREVADEDSTELVVVPGMRERKAEMDARSDAWIALPGGLGTLEELFEAWTSRYLAMHDKPVVVCDPGGFYDGLFAWLDGLRGTGFVGVAALATPVRVTMVDAALDACA; this is translated from the coding sequence GTGAGCTCGACCAAGGCCGTCTGCGTCTTCTGTGCCTCCGGTCCGGTCGGCGAGGAGTACCTGGCGCTGGCCCGCGACGTCGGCACCGGGATCGCGCAACGGGGCTGGACGCTGGTGTCCGGCGGCGGGCGGGTCGGGATGATGGGCGAGGTGACGCGCGCCGCTCGGGCCGCCGGCGGGCACACCGTGGGCGTCATCCCGGAGGGCCTGGTGCACCGCGAGGTGGCCGACGAGGACTCCACCGAGCTCGTCGTCGTGCCGGGGATGCGGGAGCGCAAGGCCGAGATGGACGCGCGCTCGGACGCCTGGATCGCGCTGCCCGGCGGGCTCGGCACGCTCGAGGAGCTGTTCGAGGCGTGGACCTCGCGCTACCTCGCGATGCACGACAAGCCCGTGGTGGTCTGCGATCCCGGCGGCTTCTACGACGGACTGTTCGCCTGGCTGGACGGGCTGCGCGGCACCGGGTTCGTCGGCGTCGCCGCCCTCGCGACGCCGGTCCGCGTGACGATGGTGGACGCGGCCCTGGACGCCTGCGCATGA
- a CDS encoding glucosyl-3-phosphoglycerate synthase — MTGWTDWFARRTWAEPGWTVDELVAAKAGRTVSVVLPALDEEATVGGVVAVVRPLLGSLVDELVVVDSGSTDATAAVARAAGARVVSREEALPDVAVRPGKGEVLWRALAATTGDLVVYLDADLVEADPAFVPALLGPLLTAPGVALVKGFYHRPLRLGEHDAVRDGGGRVTELVARPALAALRPELGGIVQPLGGEYAGTRELLESLPFAGGYGVEIGLLLDTLDRRGLDAIAQVDLGVRKHRHRSLRELGVTSAEVLGAVLRRSGCLDGASQPDAGSDRLTQFVPVGGHWLPEDHGVAAHDRPPIREYSARR, encoded by the coding sequence ATGACCGGGTGGACCGACTGGTTCGCCCGCCGCACGTGGGCCGAGCCGGGATGGACGGTCGACGAGCTGGTGGCCGCGAAGGCCGGCCGCACGGTGTCGGTGGTGCTCCCGGCCCTGGACGAGGAGGCCACGGTCGGTGGGGTCGTCGCGGTCGTGCGCCCGCTGCTGGGCTCGCTGGTCGACGAGCTCGTCGTCGTGGACTCCGGCTCGACCGACGCGACCGCCGCGGTCGCCCGGGCCGCCGGCGCGCGCGTGGTCAGCCGGGAGGAGGCCCTGCCGGACGTCGCGGTGCGCCCGGGCAAGGGCGAGGTGCTGTGGCGGGCACTGGCGGCGACGACGGGGGACCTGGTGGTCTACCTCGACGCCGACCTCGTCGAGGCCGACCCCGCGTTCGTCCCCGCGCTGCTCGGCCCGCTGCTGACCGCGCCGGGCGTGGCGCTGGTCAAGGGCTTCTACCACCGCCCGCTGCGCCTCGGGGAGCACGACGCCGTCCGCGACGGCGGCGGACGGGTGACCGAGCTCGTGGCCCGTCCGGCGCTCGCGGCGCTGCGTCCGGAGCTCGGCGGGATCGTCCAGCCGCTGGGGGGCGAGTACGCCGGCACGCGGGAGCTGCTGGAGTCGCTGCCGTTCGCGGGCGGCTACGGGGTGGAGATCGGGCTGCTGCTCGACACCCTGGACCGCCGCGGGCTCGACGCGATCGCGCAGGTCGACCTCGGGGTGCGCAAGCACCGGCACCGCTCGTTGCGCGAGCTCGGGGTGACCTCGGCCGAGGTGCTCGGGGCGGTGCTGCGTCGCAGTGGCTGTCTCGACGGTGCGTCGCAGCCCGACGCCGGGTCGGACCGGCTCACGCAGTTCGTCCCGGTCGGCGGCCACTGGCTCCCCGAGGACCACGGCGTGGCCGCCCACGACCGACCGCCCATCCGGGAGTACTCGGCCCGCCGCTGA
- a CDS encoding DivIVA domain-containing protein, with amino-acid sequence MGSALVYVLVVGVVAAVIYLATSLLAGRGEELAPMPPGATPTRLPARDLLGADVRGLRFQQAFRGYRMSEVDWALDRLAAEVDTLRSRLAAYEGPPRADGGDADAPTSVAGVDPTPTDPTDVSGATGMTTSAGAGGAAGGAAHGHA; translated from the coding sequence ATGGGCAGTGCTCTGGTCTACGTCCTCGTGGTCGGGGTCGTGGCGGCGGTGATCTACCTCGCGACGTCGTTGCTGGCCGGGCGGGGGGAGGAACTGGCGCCGATGCCGCCCGGGGCGACGCCCACGCGGCTCCCGGCGCGGGACCTGCTCGGTGCGGACGTGCGCGGGTTGCGGTTCCAGCAGGCGTTCCGTGGATACCGCATGAGTGAGGTGGACTGGGCGCTCGACCGGCTCGCCGCCGAGGTCGACACGCTGCGGTCGCGGCTGGCGGCGTACGAGGGGCCCCCTCGTGCCGACGGCGGCGACGCGGACGCGCCGACCTCGGTCGCCGGCGTCGACCCCACCCCCACCGACCCCACCGACGTGAGCGGAGCGACGGGCATGACCACTTCAGCCGGTGCAGGCGGAGCAGCCGGAGGTGCCGCACATGGCCACGCGTGA
- a CDS encoding SRPBCC family protein, with protein MATRDITVGVDIDAPADVVWKAVTDWEGQSEWMLGTGVRVTKGDGVGVGSELAATTGVGPLGVTDTMRIVGWDPPHRATVVHTGSVVRGSGTFTVIELGPGRSRFEWGERLDLPLGALGALGWPLVSPVFALGLKYSLRKLAARCEAER; from the coding sequence ATGGCCACGCGTGACATCACGGTCGGCGTCGACATCGACGCCCCGGCCGACGTCGTGTGGAAGGCCGTCACCGACTGGGAGGGCCAGAGCGAGTGGATGCTCGGCACCGGGGTGCGGGTGACGAAGGGCGACGGCGTCGGAGTCGGGTCCGAGCTCGCCGCCACCACCGGGGTCGGCCCGCTCGGGGTCACCGACACGATGCGCATCGTGGGCTGGGACCCGCCGCACCGGGCGACCGTGGTGCACACCGGTTCCGTGGTGCGCGGCTCCGGCACGTTCACCGTGATCGAGCTGGGCCCCGGCCGCTCCCGCTTCGAGTGGGGTGAGCGGCTCGACCTCCCGCTGGGCGCGCTGGGGGCCCTCGGCTGGCCGCTGGTGTCGCCGGTGTTCGCGCTCGGACTCAAGTACTCGCTGCGCAAGCTCGCGGCGCGGTGCGAGGCCGAGAGGTGA
- a CDS encoding DNA-3-methyladenine glycosylase I, translated as MTTAPELGDGGASAATGNDAVVGEDGVARCPWGAQDPLLRGYHDAEWGHVLHGRDALYERLCLEAFQSGLSWLVILRKRPAFRAAFAGFDVDTVAGYDEGDVERLLGDAGIVRNRQKIEAAISNAAAVLRVEAEGPGLDALLWSFAPDPPPPSPRTLGDVAATTPASTAMAKELRRRGFRFVGPTTAHALMQATGMVDEHLTGCFRATR; from the coding sequence GTGACCACCGCGCCCGAGCTCGGCGACGGCGGGGCGAGCGCAGCGACGGGGAACGACGCCGTCGTGGGGGAGGACGGGGTCGCCCGCTGCCCCTGGGGCGCGCAGGACCCGCTGCTGCGCGGGTACCACGACGCCGAGTGGGGGCACGTCCTGCACGGGCGCGACGCGCTCTACGAGCGGCTCTGCCTCGAGGCGTTCCAGTCGGGCCTCTCGTGGCTGGTCATCCTGCGCAAGCGCCCGGCGTTCCGGGCGGCGTTCGCCGGATTCGACGTGGACACCGTCGCGGGGTACGACGAGGGCGACGTGGAGCGTCTGCTCGGCGACGCCGGCATCGTCCGGAACCGGCAGAAGATCGAGGCGGCCATCTCGAACGCCGCGGCGGTGCTGCGGGTCGAGGCGGAGGGCCCTGGCCTGGACGCCCTGCTGTGGTCCTTCGCGCCCGACCCGCCGCCGCCGTCGCCGCGCACCCTCGGCGACGTCGCGGCGACCACCCCGGCCTCCACCGCGATGGCGAAGGAGCTCCGTCGTCGGGGGTTCCGGTTCGTCGGTCCGACCACCGCGCACGCGTTGATGCAGGCCACCGGCATGGTCGACGAACACCTCACCGGGTGCTTCCGCGCGACGCGCTGA
- a CDS encoding DUF3117 domain-containing protein, which yields MAAMKPRTGDGPLEVTKEGRGIVMRVPLEGGGRLVVEMTADEAGDLREALSSISS from the coding sequence ATGGCGGCCATGAAGCCCCGGACCGGTGACGGTCCCCTCGAGGTCACCAAGGAGGGGCGCGGGATCGTGATGCGCGTGCCGCTCGAGGGTGGGGGCCGGCTCGTCGTCGAGATGACCGCCGACGAGGCCGGCGATCTGCGGGAGGCCCTCTCCTCGATCTCGTCGTAG
- a CDS encoding leucyl aminopeptidase family protein, whose translation MTTSPPRSPVPFAAPTLPTPLAEIRLVDPGAGSSGAAVVRLCRTGDDAGPPADAPSGWLPSAGAVAALAPEDGVGRWLVGAGAGAAKDWRGAGAAAVRVASGRSEPGALLGAEDGPARVHVVPEAGVSPDWPSVATGLLLGSHRFAVKSSAPAAPPRVTVEVPEEERPAVERALVLAGATAVARDLADSPSGAKSPAWFADHALDALAEGVEAVVRDEQWLAEQGFGGVLAVGGGSSRPPRFLELTWSPAGATTHVVLVGKGITFDTGGISIKPNAGMADMRTDCSGGAAVVGALGAVAALDLPVRVTGLVPLAENHVSGSAYRPGDVVRHYDGRTTEVTNTDAEGRMVLADALGYAVATLAPDVVVDVATLTGAMKVALGVRTGGLFATTDDLATGLVAAGESTGEAWWRVPLTAGHDADVDSQLADVRQAPPGPGGIVAALFLRRFVGDVPWAHLDIAGPARCDSPHEEVAKGATGFAARTLVEFCARHA comes from the coding sequence GTGACCACCTCGCCCCCGCGGTCCCCGGTGCCCTTCGCCGCGCCGACGCTGCCGACCCCGCTCGCGGAGATCCGTCTCGTCGACCCCGGCGCGGGGTCGTCCGGGGCGGCCGTGGTGCGCCTGTGCCGGACCGGCGACGACGCCGGCCCGCCCGCCGACGCCCCCAGCGGGTGGCTGCCCTCCGCCGGGGCCGTCGCCGCGCTCGCCCCGGAGGACGGCGTGGGCCGTTGGTTGGTCGGCGCCGGAGCCGGTGCGGCGAAGGACTGGCGGGGCGCGGGGGCGGCCGCCGTCCGGGTCGCGTCCGGCCGGTCCGAGCCCGGTGCGCTGCTCGGGGCGGAGGACGGCCCGGCGCGGGTGCACGTGGTCCCCGAGGCCGGGGTGTCCCCCGACTGGCCGTCCGTCGCCACGGGGCTGCTGCTCGGGTCGCACCGGTTCGCGGTCAAGTCGTCGGCGCCGGCCGCGCCACCCCGGGTCACGGTGGAGGTCCCGGAGGAGGAGCGGCCCGCCGTCGAGCGCGCGCTCGTGCTCGCCGGCGCCACCGCCGTCGCCCGCGACCTCGCCGACAGCCCGTCCGGGGCGAAGTCGCCCGCCTGGTTCGCCGACCACGCACTGGATGCCCTGGCCGAGGGCGTCGAGGCGGTGGTGCGCGACGAGCAGTGGCTCGCCGAGCAGGGTTTCGGGGGCGTGCTCGCCGTCGGCGGCGGGTCGTCACGTCCCCCGCGGTTCCTCGAGCTCACCTGGTCACCGGCCGGGGCGACGACGCACGTCGTCCTCGTCGGCAAGGGCATCACGTTCGACACCGGCGGCATCTCGATCAAGCCGAACGCGGGCATGGCCGACATGCGCACGGACTGCTCGGGTGGGGCCGCCGTCGTCGGCGCCCTCGGCGCGGTCGCCGCGCTGGACCTGCCGGTCCGGGTGACCGGGCTGGTGCCGCTCGCGGAGAACCACGTCTCCGGCTCGGCCTACCGGCCCGGCGACGTGGTGCGCCACTACGACGGGCGCACCACCGAGGTGACCAACACCGACGCCGAGGGCCGCATGGTGCTGGCCGACGCGCTGGGCTACGCGGTGGCCACGCTGGCGCCCGACGTCGTCGTGGACGTCGCGACGCTGACCGGCGCCATGAAGGTCGCCCTCGGGGTCCGTACCGGGGGCCTGTTCGCGACGACGGACGACCTCGCCACCGGCCTCGTGGCCGCGGGGGAGTCGACCGGCGAGGCGTGGTGGCGCGTGCCGCTGACCGCGGGCCACGACGCGGACGTCGACTCCCAGCTGGCCGACGTCCGGCAGGCCCCACCGGGGCCGGGCGGCATCGTGGCGGCCCTGTTCCTGCGGCGCTTCGTCGGCGACGTCCCGTGGGCGCACCTCGACATCGCCGGCCCCGCCCGCTGCGACTCCCCGCACGAGGAGGTCGCCAAGGGTGCGACCGGCTTCGCGGCGCGCACGCTCGTCGAGTTCTGCGCCCGCCACGCCTGA
- a CDS encoding O-methyltransferase yields the protein MRTLRVVGTDPVTPHPPVPPPAAAPPTGRTPVRTSDDATRRSAHRPGRSTARIPVYPRVPTGPLRLPSTSFAGRPRPTEDEAATTPQPLPRLMPAGPLPDAGTGPVAPGPVDVEDVDEGAGERERLRARAEHFSAEDEVLAAARERALEHGIVPVGVGAAAALTFLASSGRARAVVEIGTGAGVGTVSLLRGMPREGLLTSIDTEVAHQRLTRITCAEAGFGSGRVRMITGRALEVLPRLSDAAYDLVLVDAATVEYPLYLTEAIRLLRPGGVVVLDNVCWTGRVTDPARRDAISAALRETVRMVRTDERLAPLLLPLSDGLLCASLLG from the coding sequence GTGCGCACGCTCCGGGTCGTCGGCACCGATCCGGTCACGCCCCACCCTCCCGTCCCGCCGCCGGCGGCCGCGCCGCCCACGGGTCGGACGCCGGTCCGGACCTCCGATGACGCCACCCGCCGCAGCGCCCACCGACCGGGTCGCAGCACCGCGCGCATCCCGGTCTACCCGCGCGTGCCCACCGGCCCGCTACGCCTGCCGAGCACGTCGTTCGCCGGCCGTCCGCGCCCGACCGAGGACGAGGCCGCCACCACCCCGCAGCCCCTGCCGCGGCTGATGCCCGCGGGACCTCTTCCCGACGCCGGGACGGGGCCGGTCGCGCCGGGTCCGGTCGACGTCGAGGACGTCGACGAGGGCGCCGGTGAGCGCGAGCGCCTGCGGGCCCGCGCCGAGCACTTCAGCGCGGAGGACGAGGTCCTCGCGGCCGCGCGGGAGCGCGCACTGGAGCACGGCATCGTCCCGGTCGGGGTCGGTGCCGCCGCGGCCCTGACCTTCCTCGCCTCGTCCGGCCGGGCCCGCGCCGTCGTCGAGATCGGCACCGGCGCCGGGGTCGGCACCGTGAGCCTGCTGCGGGGGATGCCGCGCGAGGGCCTGTTGACCAGCATCGACACCGAGGTGGCGCACCAGCGACTCACCCGGATCACCTGCGCTGAGGCGGGCTTCGGGTCGGGCCGGGTGCGGATGATCACGGGGCGGGCGCTCGAGGTGCTCCCCCGGCTCTCCGACGCCGCCTACGACCTCGTGCTCGTCGACGCCGCGACCGTCGAGTACCCGCTCTACCTCACCGAGGCGATCCGCCTGCTCCGCCCCGGCGGCGTGGTCGTGCTCGACAACGTCTGCTGGACCGGCCGCGTCACCGACCCCGCCCGCCGGGACGCCATCTCCGCGGCACTGCGCGAGACGGTGCGGATGGTGCGCACCGACGAGCGCCTCGCCCCGCTGCTGCTGCCCCTGTCCGACGGGCTGCTCTGCGCCTCGCTGCTGGGCTGA
- the sigE gene encoding RNA polymerase sigma factor SigE: MTETLAARPDHLEGHVPGTDEAQAWTPPSWDDVVREHADRVYRLAYRLTGDAHDAEDLTQETFIRVFRSLAAYKPGTFEGWLHRITTNLFLDMVRRRGRLRMEGLPEDTDRLPGGGPDPEQVFSEAHLDPDLQGALDELAPEFRAAVVLCDVEGLSYEEIAATLDVKLGTVRSRIHRGRQALRSALERRRGDAGRTGALT, from the coding sequence ATGACCGAGACGCTCGCCGCGCGCCCCGACCACCTCGAGGGGCACGTTCCGGGCACCGACGAGGCGCAGGCCTGGACGCCGCCGTCCTGGGACGACGTCGTGCGCGAGCACGCCGACCGCGTGTACCGCCTCGCCTACCGGCTGACCGGCGACGCGCACGACGCCGAGGACCTCACCCAGGAGACGTTCATCCGGGTGTTCCGCTCCCTCGCCGCCTACAAGCCGGGCACCTTCGAGGGCTGGCTGCACCGCATCACCACGAACCTCTTCCTCGACATGGTGCGGCGTCGCGGTCGCCTGCGGATGGAGGGTCTCCCGGAGGACACCGACCGGCTCCCCGGCGGTGGCCCGGACCCCGAGCAGGTCTTCTCGGAGGCCCACCTCGACCCCGACCTGCAGGGCGCCCTCGACGAGCTCGCGCCGGAGTTCCGCGCGGCCGTCGTGCTCTGTGACGTGGAAGGTCTCTCGTACGAGGAGATCGCGGCCACCCTGGATGTCAAACTGGGGACCGTGCGCAGTCGAATCCACCGGGGCCGACAGGCCCTCCGCAGTGCGCTGGAGCGTCGTCGTGGTGACGCGGGGCGGACGGGAGCGCTGACGTGA
- a CDS encoding zf-HC2 domain-containing protein, with product MIGRAGGTPWSRWSDSGHLTLDAVVAFVDGELGEAAAGRAAAHVDHCPSCAGEVGAQRQARRRLRAADCPGVPSSLLTSLRNIPDHAELPEVPAGLGLDAEGRFVVPAEAPPARHGRRGGRRPRSRRRVLPAVVASGLVAGAAAVAAPVLAAGAPAVPAPGRAPDAAASLTAAVPAVGERGNAVAGAVVQDAVARAATPTSATTPPAAPGDATRARPSS from the coding sequence GTGATCGGCCGCGCCGGGGGAACGCCCTGGTCGCGCTGGTCCGACTCCGGGCACCTCACGCTGGACGCCGTGGTCGCCTTCGTCGACGGCGAGCTGGGCGAGGCCGCCGCGGGCCGCGCCGCCGCCCACGTCGACCACTGCCCGAGCTGTGCGGGCGAGGTGGGCGCGCAACGTCAGGCCCGCCGTCGGCTCCGCGCCGCCGACTGCCCCGGCGTCCCCTCCTCGTTGCTGACGTCGCTGCGCAACATCCCCGACCACGCCGAGCTGCCCGAGGTCCCCGCCGGGCTCGGGCTGGACGCCGAGGGCCGCTTCGTCGTGCCCGCCGAAGCGCCGCCGGCCCGGCACGGTCGCCGCGGTGGTCGTCGCCCGCGTTCCCGACGACGGGTCCTCCCGGCGGTCGTCGCGTCCGGCCTCGTGGCCGGGGCGGCCGCCGTGGCGGCGCCGGTCCTGGCGGCAGGTGCCCCCGCGGTCCCGGCGCCCGGGCGCGCGCCCGACGCGGCCGCGTCGTTGACGGCGGCCGTGCCCGCCGTGGGGGAGCGCGGCAACGCCGTCGCCGGGGCCGTCGTGCAGGACGCGGTGGCCCGTGCGGCCACCCCGACGAGCGCCACCACGCCTCCCGCAGCACCGGGTGACGCCACCCGGGCGCGCCCGTCGTCCTGA